Genomic DNA from Xiphophorus couchianus chromosome 12, X_couchianus-1.0, whole genome shotgun sequence:
CATGCCTCATTGGTCAGTAGGGGGTTGACAGTCACAGAAGGGGAGCGATGCCTTCCCGAGCAAGGTCGGACCCCCTTTTAACTCCTTTCTGGGATTCTCCTGGGCCCTTTGGGCAGCTTAGTTTGCTGCAGAGTCAGGCAAGCAATCGGTTTATGTGTAGGCTTTTGCTGTGGCAGATTTGAACCCCGTCTGTGGGGAAAAGATAACTCTGGCGTATCACTCTTCGTGTATGGTGCATATTCAAGTTGTAAATACcacaaactactttttttttttcttgttggcatccttctttcttctctggtttctgcacaaaacagcaaaaacaagagTGGGCTTCAGCAAGAAGCAAATATGGTCATAAATATGGGAAATCACAGTGGGCTATAAAGCGCAGACTGCAGTCTGCAGTCTGTATACAAACAAAGGGGCCGCTTTTCACCCAGAAAGCAATGGCtttggagcagctggaggaagaTCACatgggtaaaaaaataaagacaatcaTGCTGTTACATCCAAACACAAAGACTCATTATGTTTCTTTCTtgtaaacacacaaactcaTACATGACATGAGCCACTGCCCGCCTGTTCTGAGCCAGAGCAGCGGGTGTAAGTGGGTAGCAAATTACGTGTGTGGGAAATATGGGAAATCTGCAAGGCCTTTCTTTCAGGGAATGAAAGCGTTTCAAGCAGAGCAAAGCGAGTGTTTCTGTTCCCACTGTAATTACATGTGGTCTTCTGGattctaaatataaacatgCACAAAGTATATGCAGCCTTTTCACTACTTTCTTCTCTGTTCTTGTGTTACTAAAGCTCAAATGGTCCAAAttcaaaagaagaacaaaataagTATCCCAACATATTAAGACTTGTGAATTTCATTTCTTAAACTCAGCACCACAAGTTAAAGGGAAACAAATTCTCCTTAAAAATGTCCAAGACGGTAAATCTATCAGGTATAAATGGCATCAAGACTAAATGTCTTTCAAATCCCAGTGATTTTAGGAATCCTTCGTTTTTAATCCACAAAGCTGGCTGGTATACCACAACTGTAGCTAAAGCACTGCTTACTAACGCCCAAAGGGCACAGACCCATTTGATGTGAGCTGAAAAACATTATGATGGATGTGTTGCTATATGAGGCTGGGAGGTGAGGGGACACCTCCGGGGAAAAACAGGAGATGCTCTGATGCAAGGCGTAAACTGGAACGATTCCCTGAATTTGACTGTGCGGGAAACatcagaggaaataaaactgtAGTCGAGTCTGGCTTGCAATCACAAATTAGAGCAGCACGCCAAAGAGAAATGAGGTTCGTatttacacacactcacagacaAGTGTTCTGTTTAGTGTGTGGCTTCCAGTTTGCACAAGTTGAAACATCAACCTTATCTATTCATAAAGCACGTTCCAACAATTGCAGTTCATTACACTAGTCTGACTTCTGCTGGACAATATTTGCAATTGCAACCAAATATCCTTGAGTTTCTGATTGATGTAAATGTTGTCAACTAAACTTACCTTTTCTCGGCTCTAGATTCACACATTTACCGTCACGGTTTCTCCACATTTTGGATTTTGGCAGCTTGAGTTCACATCACCTGCACACAACATTTGGCGAGATTATACGTTAGTTTTCTACTTTGTCTATTTATacagcaccaattcacaacaaatattcAATGTCAAGGCACAAAGAGTCAATTACAAAAGTTAATTCAATGAAACCGGATAGATTCAGAGTCAATTACATAAACTCCAGCTTGATCCTTGTTATGAAAcagtcaaatttaatttactattgagatttgtgaaaaattattcTAAGAAAACTCAGCAGATTCCATTGAGTCACAGACTTGCAGCTATCGCACCTCCTGGAAAAGCTTAGCAAAGGTGGACTGCATTTATTGTACTGAGTAAGTATTTCAATTACTGGAATAACTgaaatatattacaaaaaagTCACAAGTATTCCCAGAAAGGATCAATTTACATGCCTCAACCAGGGTTCAGTCTTTAGTTCAAGTAAAGTATTGCTCAAAAGACTTAAAAGTACTGCACTGACTTGGACCTTCCAGTTTGGTTAAGCTTCGTTACTGCCATGTAGAGAGAGGGAGATTATCCCTGTGGGAAAAGTGCACCAGGCTCACAGGAGGATTCTCAAGAGAGCTTGAGGGTGTCATTATTTCCAAAAGTACATTAATAGAGGTAAAGGAAAAGTGATTGAAAAATACGTAAACGTCATAAGAATTTACTTATAAAATAGCTTCATTCCACACAGCGTGATAcctttcagtcatttattttctgtttatttaaaaactggCTTCTGGCACAGACTGAAAATTATGTTGtccagaaaatgtgaatattacaTCTGATGCTTTGTTAGGGCTTTGCTAATCATGGGGGAAACTGTTGATGAGACAGTTGTCCAGCAAAAAGTCACTGACACTTTCTGCTAATACGGTAAGCCATAAACAACTCATTGCTTAAGACGCTAGCTGTCCAATCTTCAACCAACCATCAGAAAGTCGactggaaggaaaaagaagaaaaagatacacAAGCAACAGGGATAAAAGCAGATatgcttattttcttctttcctctttcttATCTGTTCTTCCTACACTTAGCATTTTGGTCAAGGTCATTTGTATGGTGTGAGCATCTGCTGTTGTGAGACTGTCTAACTGGCTGCTACTATATTGAAAATGCAAGCTCATAACACTTTGaatattttgacaattattGTTCTCCAAACAGTCCTTTGGGATATAAACATTGCACACACGGacattgtgatatttttacaaaacattgtAAAGCTTCAAtctgtgtgtaataaatctatataagtttgattgttttaatttatcaaggTGCACCCGTAGCTTTGTTAACCTCTAAACATgatataagaaatataaaacaaacatagtAAAGCTTGAGATGTTATGAAGAGTTTACACTACCACCTTAAACTCTTAAAGGAGTTTGAAGCTTGGTCAGCTATAAACTTCACTACGCATGGCCTTCAATGCTTTCTCTTTTATGGAGTCACAAAGCAAAACACCAAGCCAACATCTGTATACTTTCACAAtctttattttatctatttacaAAGAATACAAAACATTATCTTGAAAGACTTCTTGAGAAGGACACAATATAACTCAGACTTTTGTTTCACGGTCCATCGGAGGCCCGCGGTCAGTCAAACTACACTGGAGATGGTTCATTTGTGGTGCAGCTTTGTCCACTTGTTTGCTTCTTTCCGTCCTTGTTTCAAACCCTgttttcaagaaagaaaaaagttaagttGTTCAAGCTTTTTTGAGACATTAAAGACTAACTGGATACTATGCAGTTCTGTTTAGAAGCAATGGAGAGTTTACACTACCACCTTCATGTACAGAAGTACAACAAAATCTATACAAAAAAAGATCATACTTTCATTGCAATACCAGAttagtattttattattcttattgtCACTGATCTGGGTTTAATATTATTAGTTATTAATTCAGTCCACTCCTATGAATAAAGACAAGTTACCATAAAAGGTGCCACAATGACAAGAATTGTATCCACCTGTACAGACTAACGGAGTCCACATCCTTACACAGACAGTGCTGCAAACTGTCAGTAGGCTGACAGAAAGAAGGCgtatcatttttttcccctacttACAAGAAATGGTAAGTCAGCTACATGGAAATATGAGGTCTTGAAATATACAGACAGTAATGGTGTTGAAATTTGAAGTGTGCCAGAACTTTTCTATTAATGAAGGGGGAGACACTTTGGTAGCCCCATGCTGTGTCACATCAATAGATACAGTACATGCCAATTGGTACCTTTGAGCACAGGTCGAAAAGACTGagctgaagacaaaaaaaagcagatgaaTTTTGACTGTAGATTGTTTTATCAGGAGCTTTGACGTTATAGAACAGAACTTGTTCAACAAGGATGATCAGGCTCTCCTGCTGTAAGCTTACATCAGCAGAACCTGATGCAGCTGGCGTGAATTTTCTAACCGACAAAAAATGGTGAAGTATTTTTTTGATGAGTGTAAGCAGCAGTCCTTGTGCACTGTcaataacagttttaaaatgccaCTTGGCAAGCAACTAGTTTGCCAAGTGACATGTAGCTGTTTATGTGACTCAACCTGAGCAGAAAGCCCAACAAAGTACCCAGCAGATATTAGCTTGTAATATTTCTGTTGCACTATAAAtagcagaggaaaacaaaggGATGAGCACATACCAGGTAGTATCCTGTGTGATATCCGCTCATGTACCAGGATATGAGCACACTACCCAAAGCTTCATCATCCACCATGTCGGGACTCATTGGTGGAGGTGGAGGGATCATCTGAGGAACAGAAAGTGATCAGACAGCAGATAATGTAACagactttaaattttaaagcaCTACTGACCTATATGTACAGCTGTTTCCAACATTACCACCAATGAAATCTTTGTGCAGCAGTTAATTTAAAGATTCTTTCTGTGCATCATACCTCTATTACTCTTTGGTGAGGTTTATTCTCTTCTtagtttacatttaaattttttaagtaCTGCTCAAATCAAATTAAtcctgatatttaaaaaaaaaatctttttagtaaaaaattATGCCATGCTTTTGAACTTAAAACTTACAGGAGGACCAAAAGGCATCATAGGAGGCCAGGATGGAGGTACAGGTCCTTGACCAGCAGATCGTCTGTTTTCCCTCTGTGAgaaaccccccaaaaagaaaacaaactgtgaaatttaaaaaatgactcgACAGGTGCACAACTCTGGTTTGACAAAAAAGGTCCCAACATTAACCTAAATAAACTTCATCTAAAACAAAATGGGTGCAGAAACGGGTACTTCAGTCCTTGTAGTTTTAACTCTGAAATATATCACAAGCAACTGAAAGTGTTAGCAAGACAAACCACCAAGCCAAGTGCCAGTTGAATTTACTGCAATCCAATACCTCTACACAATAAATGTCAACTCTGAGAGGGCTTTGTTTATGATCCTGTTTTATTTGCCTCATTGTAAGTGatttactgtttacattttgttttacttaatgTGGCAGAGACAACTATCCCCGACttaaagaagaataaataaaccctcaaaataatcaaaacaaagcattctAGAACCAAACAGGTTTGTtcagaatcaaataaaaatgcaacttcTTTAATGAGTGCTATTCCTTACATGTCCAAAATCGTGCATTGGAGGAGGTCCAGGGGGAAACCCGGGGAAACTGGGAGGCCACATAGAAGGCGGGTGTTTGTGAGTTTTGGACTTCTGAGTTTTACCGTGTGGAAgctgtttgtgttggtttggtGTGGACGACCTGTCGCTCTCTTCTGTAGAAGATTCTTCCACTTTTTCCTATAAGTAGTAGATATTTTTATACTGACTTTTTTCTAAAGTTGATGAAGAAAATTTTCCAAGAAACACTTTTgaggatttgaaaaaaaaaggcaaacaaggCACAGACAAAAAACTGTAAACTGTATTATAAATGTTAGTTATAGAGTGCATGCAACTAATTTTTGAACTAGCTTACCTTAGGATTTGCTGCTTCATCCGCCTCTGAAATCTCCAACAGCAGGTCATCAAGGTTCTGCTCCTCCTTATTACCATAACCAGTATAAACAACTACACAACTGCCCCTCTGTTGGTCTATGGAGGAGATGGTGGCTGCATAGAGCTGGCCATCTTCTGACCAGTAAGCACTACAAGAGTCCCCAACCTGCCactgcaacacaaaacaaagtgcATATAATAGAGCTTAGTAGAGTTTACTTTCGACTGGTCTAAATTTTAAATGACCCAGATTTGGACAAAACACTAACTTGACTCACTATGTGCTATAAAACATGATAAATTGCCATTGATTTCATATGGAATAtacttcattatttattttttgcataataaCATATGGCTTAACTTATATCATCACATTCTGTGACATTATATACATGACGGAGTGAGTCctaaatataaatcattttgttaAGACTCAGAAACAGTTATGTGGCtattatgttaatgttttaggAAGTTTGTTATTTATGAATAACCACTGTTTTGattctatttttaggttttaaaataaagtaaaccataaactttgcaaaaatgttgaataCATATTCTTTTATGAGAATCTgatattagtttaaaaaaataaataaataacactaataataataataatacattgtTTCCAACcaatagcaagaaaaaaatttctcaaaaaaatattactaGCATTTTGGCGTTTTTTGTGGAGTTTCAATGAAAATATTCTGTCTAATTGTTAGCCAAACGTATTAGGAGTCATTGTGGAAGGTCCAAAAAGCCATTTGCAGCCCTGAAGCTGAAGACCTTTTCAGAGgaaaatattcatgaaaacattttaatctagTTTTGTATGTAGAGGTGTATGCTtcttataatttttaattatcttgCCATTAAACTTATGTTCAGCATGGTGTAGATACAAGGCAACtccaaaataaactttttttttaatattgcattttaaattaatttataaggTACAGTTGAAgtataatattttttcatattgacattatttttaagTCAGGAATTTATCATTAAAGAACCAACTACTGTATATTGATGTTGATTTATATGTTTATCTAAATTGTGTTAATTTACCTTGAAGACTGACCCGTGTATGATATCACATTTAGACAGAAATACATACATTTCTCAAGGACTAACTTTCACCAACAACAATTGTCGCCCAAACATTTGGTAGTTCAGTAAAACAAATGGATGTAAAATTAACAATTAGGAAAAGACTATGTCAAGTATGCCAACCTATTTATAAATGgtggtgaactttgaccctgatttaaaatattgcattgcAATTTTGTTTGCATCTATTTATGGAAATATACCTtgtcacaaatacattttaaaaaaataacaattaatacaaaaaaattaaacaattaattaattcaaattaatttaattataaaatgaGTTTAGTCGCGCTGAGTTAATTGTTaccaaatgtttaaaacatcaaTCTGAAGCAATATACTGATAACTATTTCTACATATGGCtttatgtagaaataaaatctaaacgcaaagtcttgttgtttttgcaaaCACTTGACACAAGCTAAGAAGGTTAGGGCAGGAATGTTCACAGAGAATAATTATGTTGGTGCTTTACATTACACATGCAGATTTAAAAGCTGACACTGAAAGCAGTTCTTTACCTCTTTATCAGGTGGTGCATTGGTACGTTTTCTGCTCTGgttctttttattgttctttcgTTTCTTTCCTGGTTGGTTTTTCTTTGACGCATGTGATTCATCTTCGCCTTTTAGAGCAGTCTGGGacacagaaaaagagaagaCCGAAATCACTGCCTTGCTCATGCAAAAGCAAAGCCTTTGCTTTTGCATGAGCACAAGACAGCGTGCACCCAGTTTACCTTGAAAGATGCTACTGCTTTATCGTATGCCTTTATAAGTGCGGTGTCATCCCAGATGTCTGAATCATCACTCTGAAAGACGACAAAAACATTGGTACCCATGCATTTTATCAAAGATTTTGGAATTATTTGTTATGTTTCAAGCCAGacttccaaaaaaaatgaccCTTATACGATCTTGTATTGTTTTACTAAACTTCTATTGATGCATTATATGCAcaactttacataaaataacTTAGGATTTCAGATTTGGCGCTATCAGACGTAAGTAGTATTTCAATTTAttcctttttcccctttgttACCCAATTTAGCTAGACTCAACGTTAGTTTCAAAGCTTAGCGTGTTAGCTtcacataaaacaaatctgctgCAACCTGAAAATAATTctaatatgttttaatgtttttttctgagaaatgttTAGAACTTGCCTGTCCAGTTCCACGGGCAAATAACACTTCTTCGCATCCATTCGCCATTTGGAGACGTTGGAGGATTCTGAGTTAGCTTTTTGCTAATTTAGCAACGTGCGTCGGAAATTGTGACGTTCGGAAACACGTGACGTATATATTGCGCGACGGAACGGTTGGCTTGGCAACGATTACAGCTTGATATATCCGGAAAACATACCAGTTGACGTACATTCTTTTCGAGACCGTcgttgttttcttcacacagtTTGAGTGAATAGCTATGATTGATTCTTCTGGTGCACACGTTGTTCTAGCTTCATCCAGCGACGAGAATCACCCACCAGAAAACATCACTGACGGGTGAGTGCTTTGTTTATCTGTATTAATGTTTTGTCAAAACCCCTACATAATAACGAAGTTAATTAGCATTTCTTAATGAGCCACATTCTTTGCTGTTGCTTAAAATTTCGTCTCCCGTTTTcttttagaaacaataaaacgTTTTGGATGTCCACCGGGATGTTTCCTCAGGAGTTCATCATTCGCTTTCCTGAAACGACCAACATTTCTACCGTGACAATGGACAGCTACAACAGTATGAGACCTAGCCTACTGCTTCTTCTGgcaaaaaaactatttacatcATATTTTGACAGCTGCATTTGTCTTaggctgtttttaaatgaaagcatatatacagtacagaccaaaagtttggacacactttctcattggattcaatgagaaagtgtgtccaaacttttggtctgtactgtatatatagccGTACAATgcatttcaaaagtattcaagCCACTTCAACTTTTCACGGTTTGCACGTACCAAcatctttattgtattttgttgggattctATGAGCAATGAAAATCTGACTTCAAGAGCACTTATGTCCCTCTTTACTTTTACTGTCTTAAATTAAATCCTACGGAAGCTTCTGTCTTCATAAGACACATACTTTGCAATTAGTCCCCTTCTTGTAACTTATTGTTGTTACAATTTCAGCTGTTCTGGGCcttagaggtttgttagagaacttTAGTGAACATACAACACAATGAAGACCAGACcaatgaaaacaacataaataaagcaaaagccCGGAAAACTGTCAAAGATGAGTGAAAACTTTCAGTCAGTGCAAAAAGCCCACCCAAAGATTATTAGGAATCCTGAAAGAAACCTGAAATAACTAGCTGCCATGGaagatttaaggatttctcaagcGTGCATGAAAGAAGGAAAGCAACACTTGAGGTGTGTTTTtcatgagggaataacattatagcatgataaaaatgtccaaaaactcTATTCTACATAATACCAACCCTTTAAAGATGTAAACGATAAATTTAACTCTGAGGGAAGTTTACCAATTCAAAACATTCTTGGTATATTTTCCTCCACTCGCTGAACATAGTTTGTGCCCTTTGATTATTTGGTtct
This window encodes:
- the smn1 gene encoding survival motor neuron protein 1 → MANGCEEVLFARGTGQSDDSDIWDDTALIKAYDKAVASFKTALKGEDESHASKKNQPGKKRKNNKKNQSRKRTNAPPDKEWQVGDSCSAYWSEDGQLYAATISSIDQQRGSCVVVYTGYGNKEEQNLDDLLLEISEADEAANPKEKVEESSTEESDRSSTPNQHKQLPHGKTQKSKTHKHPPSMWPPSFPGFPPGPPPMHDFGHRENRRSAGQGPVPPSWPPMMPFGPPMIPPPPPMSPDMVDDEALGSVLISWYMSGYHTGYYLGLKQGRKEANKWTKLHHK